CGAACCTGGGCAACAGTTGCCGGGATCGCCATCGTTGTCGCAGTAGCCTTCACCCGCGTGTATGCGACATGCCACTATCCAGAGGACGTCGTAGTCGGAGCGGCACTGGGTCTGATCATCGCATGGGCGTACGTCGCCTCAGAAGGGCACTTTGCACGAACCGGGAACCCCGTTTCGATCCAGGGCAGGCTTGCGGCGTCGATCGCAGCGCCGATCGTGGTTTTCGCACTTTCCTCCATCGACCCAACCCTGGCTCGGGGATCATCGGAACTCCTAGGCTTCTTGCTTGGGTTGGGAGTTGGACATGTGATTGAGGATGCGTATGTCAAGTATGATGTTCGAGCGGGCCTGCCTGTACAGGCAGCCAAGGTCGTACTCGGCCTTGGAGCGCTCCTTGGAATACGATACGGCCTCAAGGCGATCTTTCCGCCGCACGCGTTCTGGAACATGCTGCGCTACGCGATCATGGCTCTGTGGGGAGCGCTCGGCGCTCCGATGGCATTCAAGGCCCTGTTCCGGACGCACGCTTGATCGCCCTCGATAGCTCCGCGTAAGTCATTGAACCCACACGGAGGTCGGAAACGATGCCATCCCTATCGATCACGAATGTAGTGGGGACCGCCGTCACCTCGTACAGATCAGTGATCCTCCCGGACGGGTCCGCCGCCACAGGCATGGTGTGAAGCGAATGTGAAGCGATGAACGAGCATACGACATCATCGCGCTCGAATGCCGCCACTCCCAGCGCCAGGCAGCTTCCTGAGCCTTGCGTCTCCATGGCCAGTTGCTCCACGGCCAGCTGTTCCATGGCCGATAGCTGAGCGAGGCTGGCGCCCGACTTCGTCTGAAAGAACGTGAGCACGATCACCTTGCCCGCAAGGCCCCGAAGAGACATCCTTGCGCCGCTCGCAAGGACCCACTCAAAATCCGGCGCCCGATAGCCTGGAGACGGCGATGCCTGTATCTGCCCATTCTCCGTGTATTTACCAGGTTTCTGCTTGGCCCATTTGCTTGGAAAGCCGAACCCAAGAGCACCCATCGTGGCGCCAAGGAGTAAGCCGACTATGGCTATCCTGGCAATAGGCTTGAGCCTGATTTTCACCACATGAAGACCCCCGTTCGCATGTTTACGAGCGGGGGTCGGCGGATTATTCCCCATAGCCTGCGGCACTGGCCGATGATTCAGCCCTCCTGCCCCTATAGCACCTTGCTCAGGAATGCCTTCGTCCTCGGGTTCTTGGGGTTCTTGAGAATCTCGGATGGGGGCCCTTCCTCTGCGATCAGCCCTTCGTCCATGAGCAGCACCCTGTCGCCAACCTCGCGGGCGAAGCCCATCTCGTGAGTGACGACGACCATCGTCATGCCCTCTTCGGCGAGGCTCTTCATGACATCAAGCACTTCCCCGATCATCTCAGGATCGAGCGCCGAAGTGGGCTCGTCGAACAGCATTGCCTTGGGCTTCATGGCAAGAGCCCGCGCAATCGCTACTCTCTGTTGCTGTCCGCCTGATAACTGGTTGGGATACTCGTTCTCTTTCTCTCCGATCCCCACCTTCTTCAGGAGCGCTCTGGCGGTTTCCCTGGCCTCTTCAAGAGAGACGCGCCTTACCCTAATTGGCGCCAGGGTGATGTTGTCCATGACCGTGAGATGCGGAAAGAGGTTGAACCTCTGGAACACCATTCCCATCTCGCGCCTGACCCTGTTCACGTCGATGCCCGGAGCAGTGATCAGCTCGTCGCCGAAATAAATCTCGCCCTGCGTTGGTTTCTCCAAGAGGTTCAGGCATCTCAGAAAAGTGCTCTTCCCGGATCCAGATGGACCGATGACCACAACCACTTCATGAAGGTCGATGTCCACATCGATTCCCCTGAGAACCTGGTTGCTCCCGAACGACTTCTTCAGTCCCACAGTCCTAATCAACGGTCTTCAACTTCCTCTCGGACCAGTTCACCAGCTTGGAAATGAAGAGGGTCATCACAAGGTAGATCAGAGCAATCACAGAGTACACCTCAAACGGCCTGAAGGTCCTGGTGATCACGACCTGCCCCTTCCGCAGAAGCTCCTCAAG
This portion of the Clostridia bacterium genome encodes:
- a CDS encoding TlpA disulfide reductase family protein; its protein translation is MVKIRLKPIARIAIVGLLLGATMGALGFGFPSKWAKQKPGKYTENGQIQASPSPGYRAPDFEWVLASGARMSLRGLAGKVIVLTFFQTKSGASLAQLSAMEQLAVEQLAMETQGSGSCLALGVAAFERDDVVCSFIASHSLHTMPVAADPSGRITDLYEVTAVPTTFVIDRDGIVSDLRVGSMTYAELSRAIKRASGTGP
- a CDS encoding amino acid ABC transporter ATP-binding protein; translation: MIRTVGLKKSFGSNQVLRGIDVDIDLHEVVVVIGPSGSGKSTFLRCLNLLEKPTQGEIYFGDELITAPGIDVNRVRREMGMVFQRFNLFPHLTVMDNITLAPIRVRRVSLEEARETARALLKKVGIGEKENEYPNQLSGGQQQRVAIARALAMKPKAMLFDEPTSALDPEMIGEVLDVMKSLAEEGMTMVVVTHEMGFAREVGDRVLLMDEGLIAEEGPPSEILKNPKNPRTKAFLSKVL
- a CDS encoding phosphatase PAP2 family protein: MTGPAVFESLRSIASPGLDRTMKAITDLGSSSFYMLVVPVIYWCVNKSLGFGLGIVTSISSYINVGLKCVFKVPRPYVAYPRLGAPAFLTDTGTGWSFPSGHAQGLSTFWTYIARRVRRTWATVAGIAIVVAVAFTRVYATCHYPEDVVVGAALGLIIAWAYVASEGHFARTGNPVSIQGRLAASIAAPIVVFALSSIDPTLARGSSELLGFLLGLGVGHVIEDAYVKYDVRAGLPVQAAKVVLGLGALLGIRYGLKAIFPPHAFWNMLRYAIMALWGALGAPMAFKALFRTHA